From the genome of Triticum aestivum cultivar Chinese Spring chromosome 3B, IWGSC CS RefSeq v2.1, whole genome shotgun sequence, one region includes:
- the LOC123066385 gene encoding uncharacterized protein has product MDDPQIENQISDLSAGRTKRRRKKPGDKSACGQAKVPKIAHHSQQQEYMEIADRSHDNKESKIAHHSEQQEYLEIADRSHGDKVLKNLNQGNTQMQPNIRSFNEISEESDLFILGKQNLNTSNIMLVPPGAGQSYTELMQQMTVMSHLQSDNMAIPITSFTSFLTAGISSEECCITAIKNFKIVRN; this is encoded by the exons ATGGATGATCCTCAAATTGAAAACCAGATCTCAGATCTGTCTGCAGGAAGAACAAAACGGAGAAGAAAGAAACCTGGTGATAAAAGTGCTTGTGGTCAGGCAAAG GTACCTAAAATTGCACATCATTCTCAGCAGCAAGAATACATGGAGATTGCAGATAGAAGTCATGACAACAAG GAATCTAAAATTGCACATCATTCTGAACAGCAAGAATATTTAGAGATTGCAGACAGAAGTCATGGCGACAAG GTGCTCAAAAATTTGAATCAGGGCAACACACAGATGCAGCCAAATATACGATCGTTCAATGAGATTTCTGAG GAATCAGATTTGTTCATTCTAGGAAAGCAAAATTTGAATACAAGCAATATCATGCTAGTACCACCAGGAGCAGGACAATCTTACACAGAGCTAATGCAACAAATGACAGTAATGAGTCATCTACAAAGCGACAACATGGCAATACCTATAACAAGTTTCACATCATTCTTGACTGCTGGCATAAGCTCTGAGGAATGTTGTATTACTGCAATAAAAAATTTTAAAATTGTTAGAAATTAA